One Planctomycetota bacterium DNA segment encodes these proteins:
- a CDS encoding sugar phosphate isomerase/epimerase yields the protein MIPTLSQVCSLPSALEDDIADYAAGKCRSIELWLGKVEGWLQQRSVGDLRRLLAEQEMSAPVASYQGGLLISQGDARREHWAHFERRLELCRTLGVGTLVVAGDIVGPLAQQDIDRAQASLAEAARLAGAAGVRLALEFQSGASFGNNLQTAAALVGECDSPHLGLCLDVFHFANGPSKTEDLGYLTPANLFHVQLCDLAGVPRELANDADRILPGDGDLPLEPIVAYLREISYAGPVSVELMNPEIWSVPPRQFGEIAMTALRKVLGLASMN from the coding sequence ATGATTCCGACACTCAGCCAGGTCTGTTCGCTGCCAAGCGCACTTGAGGACGACATCGCCGACTACGCCGCCGGCAAATGTCGCTCGATCGAGCTTTGGCTGGGCAAGGTCGAAGGCTGGCTGCAGCAACGCTCGGTCGGCGACCTGCGCCGGCTGTTGGCCGAGCAAGAGATGTCCGCCCCGGTGGCCAGCTACCAAGGGGGCCTTTTAATCAGCCAAGGGGACGCGCGTCGGGAGCACTGGGCCCATTTCGAGCGGCGTCTTGAACTCTGTCGCACACTCGGTGTCGGTACGTTAGTCGTGGCCGGTGATATCGTCGGGCCGCTGGCCCAGCAGGACATCGATCGCGCTCAGGCTTCGCTTGCCGAGGCGGCCCGGTTGGCCGGAGCGGCCGGAGTGCGGTTGGCCCTTGAGTTTCAATCAGGGGCGTCGTTCGGCAACAATCTGCAGACGGCCGCAGCGTTGGTCGGCGAGTGCGACTCGCCTCACCTGGGGCTTTGCCTCGACGTCTTCCACTTCGCGAATGGCCCCAGCAAGACCGAAGACCTGGGCTATCTGACCCCGGCCAACTTGTTTCATGTCCAGTTGTGCGACCTGGCCGGAGTGCCGCGCGAACTGGCCAATGACGCCGATCGAATCCTGCCCGGCGACGGCGATCTGCCACTCGAACCGATCGTGGCGTACCTGCGAGAGATCAGCTACGCCGGCCCGGTGTCGGTCGAATTGATGAATCCAGAAATCTGGTCGGTGCCACCACGACAATTTGGCGAGATTGCCATGACGGCCCTCCGCAAAGTGCTGGGCCTGGCAAGCATGAATTAG
- the ubiE gene encoding bifunctional demethylmenaquinone methyltransferase/2-methoxy-6-polyprenyl-1,4-benzoquinol methylase UbiE, translated as MPVDKSETRVRRMFEQIAPRYDLLNHLLSMNIDKYWRWRTIRLVPPAGDAPILDLCTGTGDLALAWRCATAGRTPIVGADFCHPMLTIGRQKGHAAGANGELTFVEADAQHLPFTDNLFQIVSVAFGLRNVTDTDRGLGEMTRVCRPGGRVVVLEFSQPRWQPFAAIYGWYFRNVLPRIGQALARNADEAYAYLPQSVGEFPSGEALAERMRAAGLTDVWYRALTLGVATLYVGTKPVVAS; from the coding sequence ATGCCGGTCGATAAGTCAGAAACTCGCGTGCGGCGGATGTTCGAGCAGATCGCCCCGCGCTACGACCTGCTGAACCATCTGCTGTCGATGAACATCGACAAGTACTGGCGCTGGCGGACGATTCGTCTGGTACCGCCGGCGGGGGACGCGCCGATTCTGGATCTGTGTACCGGGACGGGCGATTTGGCGTTGGCCTGGCGTTGCGCGACGGCGGGGCGCACGCCGATCGTCGGCGCTGACTTCTGCCACCCCATGCTCACGATCGGTCGCCAGAAAGGACACGCCGCCGGGGCGAACGGCGAGCTCACCTTCGTCGAGGCCGACGCTCAGCACTTGCCCTTCACCGACAACCTGTTCCAGATCGTTAGCGTGGCGTTCGGTCTGAGGAACGTCACCGACACCGATCGCGGACTGGGCGAGATGACGCGCGTCTGTCGGCCCGGCGGCCGGGTGGTCGTGCTCGAATTCTCCCAGCCGCGCTGGCAGCCGTTCGCGGCCATCTATGGCTGGTACTTCCGCAACGTGTTGCCGCGGATCGGACAAGCACTCGCGCGGAACGCCGACGAGGCGTACGCCTATCTGCCCCAAAGCGTCGGCGAGTTCCCCTCGGGCGAAGCCTTGGCCGAGCGGATGCGCGCGGCGGGGCTGACCGACGTCTGGTACCGAGCGCTGACGCTCGGCGTGGCGACGCTTTATGTAGGCACCAAGCCGGTGGTGGCATCATGA
- a CDS encoding UbiX family flavin prenyltransferase — translation MSRADLPIVVGITGASGAIYAVRLLDVLSSLGRRVQLSISPSGAAVIAQELGQKIDVEKFTLDSLLPSRDAFADSARFATLRGIFPRLASHEASLCGTTEYFHHQNFFAPMASGSARSAGMVICPCSGGTLSAVANAASDNLIQRAADVHLKERRMLVLVPRETPMSVPQLENMTRCAEYGAVVLPAMPGFYQRPSTLGELVDFVVARILDQFDVEHQLMKRWGEKE, via the coding sequence ATGAGTCGCGCTGATTTGCCGATCGTGGTCGGAATCACCGGGGCCAGCGGCGCGATTTACGCCGTGCGCTTGCTGGACGTGTTGTCCAGCCTGGGCCGGCGCGTACAGTTGTCGATCAGCCCCTCGGGCGCAGCCGTCATCGCGCAAGAACTGGGGCAAAAGATCGATGTCGAGAAGTTCACGCTCGATAGCTTGCTGCCATCGCGCGACGCGTTTGCCGACTCGGCGCGTTTTGCCACGTTGCGGGGCATCTTTCCGCGCCTGGCCAGCCACGAAGCCAGCCTGTGCGGCACGACCGAATACTTTCATCATCAGAACTTCTTTGCGCCAATGGCCAGCGGCTCGGCCCGGTCGGCCGGCATGGTGATCTGTCCGTGCTCCGGCGGCACACTGAGCGCCGTGGCCAACGCGGCGAGCGACAACCTGATTCAACGAGCGGCCGATGTTCACCTGAAGGAACGCCGGATGCTGGTCCTGGTGCCGCGCGAGACGCCCATGTCGGTGCCGCAACTCGAAAACATGACTCGGTGCGCCGAGTACGGGGCGGTCGTCCTGCCGGCCATGCCAGGGTTTTATCAGCGGCCGTCAACGCTGGGCGAGCTGGTCGACTTTGTCGTGGCGCGGATTCTGGACCAGTTCGACGTGGAACACCAGTTGATGAAGCGATGGGGAGAGAAGGAATGA
- the mqnE gene encoding aminofutalosine synthase MqnE produces the protein MIASETSLKNIREKVLAGERLTMDDGLLLSDPNTPLYEVGALADYVRQRKHGLRAYYNINTHLNPTNVCIYRCIFCAFRSDLRDPKGYVMTDEEILARGREALENGCTEMHIVGGLHHQKKMEWYVNIVRILHQAYPQLHLKAWTGVEINWFQHLTGRSARDILQELIDAGLGSMPGGGAEIFHPEVRDKICEHKADAEAWLDVHRQAHQLGLRTNCTMLYGHIENAMHRVDHLIRLRELQDETSGFQTFIPLAFHPDNTGLNHIKKPSSLMDLRTMAVSRLMLDNIPHIKAYWIMLGLGTAQAALRFGADDIDGTVRHELIYHDAGAETPEILSVDQLKQLIVEAGCEPVERDTLYHRVHRDGSKWETGAAIASA, from the coding sequence GTGATTGCCAGCGAAACCAGCTTGAAGAACATTCGCGAAAAGGTGTTGGCCGGCGAGCGGCTGACGATGGACGACGGCTTGCTGCTATCGGATCCCAATACGCCGCTGTACGAGGTCGGCGCGCTGGCCGACTATGTGCGGCAGCGGAAGCACGGCCTCCGCGCTTATTACAACATCAACACGCACCTGAACCCAACGAACGTCTGCATCTATCGGTGCATCTTCTGCGCCTTCCGGTCGGACCTGCGCGACCCGAAGGGGTACGTGATGACCGACGAGGAGATTTTGGCCCGCGGGCGCGAAGCGCTCGAGAACGGCTGTACCGAAATGCACATCGTCGGCGGCCTGCACCACCAGAAGAAGATGGAGTGGTACGTCAACATCGTGCGCATTCTGCACCAGGCGTATCCGCAACTTCACTTGAAGGCCTGGACCGGCGTCGAAATCAACTGGTTCCAGCACCTGACCGGTCGAAGTGCGCGCGACATTTTGCAAGAGCTGATTGATGCCGGGCTGGGAAGCATGCCCGGCGGCGGCGCGGAGATTTTTCATCCCGAGGTGCGGGACAAGATTTGCGAGCACAAGGCCGACGCCGAAGCCTGGCTCGATGTGCATCGGCAAGCGCACCAACTTGGCCTGCGCACCAACTGCACGATGCTCTACGGCCACATCGAGAACGCGATGCACCGGGTCGACCACCTGATCCGGCTGCGCGAGTTGCAGGACGAAACCAGCGGGTTCCAGACGTTTATCCCGCTGGCGTTCCACCCGGATAACACGGGGCTGAACCACATCAAGAAGCCGTCGAGCCTGATGGACCTGAGGACGATGGCGGTCAGCCGGTTGATGTTGGACAACATCCCGCACATCAAGGCCTATTGGATCATGCTCGGGCTGGGGACGGCCCAGGCGGCGCTGCGCTTTGGCGCCGACGATATCGACGGCACCGTCCGTCACGAGCTGATCTATCACGACGCCGGCGCCGAGACCCCGGAGATTCTGTCGGTCGATCAATTGAAGCAGTTGATCGTCGAGGCCGGTTGCGAGCCGGTCGAGCGCGACACGCTGTACCATCGCGTCCACCGCGACGGTTCCAAGTGGGAAACCGGCGCGGCCATCGCTTCGGCGTAA
- a CDS encoding UbiA family prenyltransferase, translating to MLRQVRLILEMIRFSHTLFALPFALMAALMAWNYDSAMAAQVPEQNGRVIPSAVDRYAKNALGIENSGLVGEIVLDPGPYSPSRWLQALAILLCMVFARSAAMAFNRLVDRRIDAENPRTAMRHLPAGTLSVAAVTAFAVACGLLFIASTALFLPNRLPLYLSAPVLAFVCGYSFAKRFTALAHLWLGVALSLAPIAVWIALRGTVEWPPVVLAGAVALWVMGFDIIYACQDFDFDQRRGLHSVPARLGIKGSLRVAALCHAAMIGLLALLPLVYPAFGAAYWVGLAATTVLLVYEHWLVRPDDLSRVNTAFFHVNAVIGLGLLAVTILDLLIVPRLIT from the coding sequence ATGCTCCGCCAAGTCCGTTTAATCCTGGAAATGATTCGCTTCAGCCACACGCTGTTCGCGCTGCCGTTCGCGCTGATGGCGGCGCTGATGGCTTGGAATTATGACAGCGCAATGGCGGCTCAAGTGCCAGAACAGAATGGACGTGTCATTCCATCGGCAGTCGATCGCTACGCCAAGAATGCCTTAGGCATAGAGAATAGCGGACTCGTGGGCGAAATCGTTCTCGATCCCGGGCCGTACTCTCCGTCACGTTGGCTGCAGGCGCTGGCCATCCTGCTCTGCATGGTCTTTGCCCGCAGCGCGGCGATGGCGTTCAATCGCCTGGTCGACCGCAGAATTGACGCCGAGAATCCGCGCACGGCCATGCGTCACCTGCCAGCGGGAACGCTGAGCGTGGCGGCCGTCACCGCGTTTGCGGTTGCGTGTGGGCTGTTGTTCATCGCCAGTACGGCGTTGTTTCTGCCCAACCGTTTGCCGTTGTATCTAAGCGCGCCGGTCCTGGCGTTTGTCTGTGGCTATAGCTTCGCCAAGCGGTTCACGGCGCTGGCTCACTTGTGGCTGGGCGTGGCGCTCAGTCTGGCCCCGATCGCGGTGTGGATCGCTCTGCGCGGCACGGTCGAGTGGCCACCCGTGGTGCTGGCCGGCGCGGTCGCGTTGTGGGTCATGGGGTTTGACATCATTTACGCTTGCCAGGATTTCGATTTCGATCAGCGTCGCGGCCTGCACAGCGTGCCGGCCCGGCTGGGCATCAAGGGCTCGCTCCGTGTCGCGGCCTTATGTCATGCGGCGATGATTGGACTGCTGGCCTTGTTGCCGCTGGTCTACCCGGCGTTTGGCGCGGCCTATTGGGTCGGCCTGGCGGCGACGACGGTGCTGCTGGTTTACGAGCATTGGCTAGTCCGCCCCGATGACCTATCGCGGGTGAATACCGCGTTCTTTCATGTAAACGCCGTGATCGGTTTGGGGCTGCTGGCAGTAACCATTCTCGATTTGCTGATCGTCCCTCGCTTGATAACATAA